TTCCCTTTAATTACCATGCCTCAAGTCCTCACGGCAGTTTGCTATGGTTAGTATGCAGAACATTTATAAAATAATACCCGAAAAAAATCGAGCCCAGGTAAGGGCTCGATTAAAGAAAATAAGATGATAACAATTACACTATTATTACCTTATTTTGATAATTAACTTACTTTGGCTCCAATCCGCAATTTATCGGCAACCATAGCAATAAACTCCGAATTGGTTGGCTTTCCCCTTTCAACATTTATTGTATATCCAAAGAATTTATTCATCATATCAACATTTCCCCGGTCCCAAGCCAGTTCAATTGCATGTCTGATTGCCCGCTCAACCCTGCTAGGGGTTGTAAAATATTTCTTGGCAATCATTGGATACAGCTCCTTTGTTACCGCCCCAAGCAAATTGACTTCATCAATAACAAACAAAATCGCGTCCCGTAAATATTGATAACCTTTTATATGTGCAGGAACCCCCATTTGATGGATTATTTTTGTTACTTCAATGTCAAAGTTTCGGGGTCTTACCGCAGGAGCCGAGGCTACCGTAGAACTAATCCCATTAGCTAACTGTTTTATTCTGTTTGCCAAAACAGCTAGATCAAAGGGTTTTAGTATATAATAATCTGCCCCTAATTCCACAGAGCGATATGTCATTGTCTCTTGCCCTAGGGTAGTCAGGATAATAATCTTTGGCCGATGGGACAATTCCAAGCTATCTATTTTTTCTAATACCCCAATCCCATCCAAGTGCGGCATGATAATGTCAAGAATAACAACATCCGGTTCTTTTTCTTGAATTAGTTTTAGCGCGTCTAAGCCGTTATAGGCAGTACCAGTTAAAAAGAAATCATCTTGTCTTCCAATATACTCCTGTAGAATTTCACAGAACTCCCTGTTGTCATCTGCTAATAAAACACTGATTTTTTCTCCCATTAAAGTTCGCCCCCGCTACTGTTAATTTTTAGATAATATACCAATTCGACACTAATAATTGATAATCCTGCCTTTCATTTTTAGCAATGAAACTTTTCCAAAAAAAAAAGGAGCGCGAGCTCCTTTTTGTGAGACAAGATAGTCTGCTTCTAAAAGCATCCATTCCGCCATTACTCCATATCCTCTAGTTGGATCGTTTACAAAAACATGGGTTATTGCACCAACCAAACGACCATTTTGAATTATAGGACTACCACTCATTCCTTGGATTATTCCTCCGGTTATTGCTAACAATCTCGGATCATTGACTCTAATAATCATGCCTTTATTATCTGGTTTTCGTTGCGAAAAAACTCTTTCAATTGTAATAGAAAAACTTTCAATTTCATTATTCTTAACAACAGTAAGGATTTCTGCCTTGCCTGGCTTAACCTGGTGAGCAAAAGCAACTGGTAACGGCTTCATTTTATTTGCTATCGGTTGATCCAGAAAACCAAAAATCCCGAATTGAGTATTATTTACAATAGTGCCAGTAGATTCTTCCTCACTCATAAAAAAACCTATTTTCTCGCCAGGCTTACCTTTTTCCCCTGGTTGTATTCCATGAATTCCTGCCATTACAATTCTGCCACCGTTTACTTCGAGCTGATTCATGCCATCGCCGGTTATTGCATGACCTAATGCACCATAAACTCGGGTCACGGGATGAAAAAAAGTCAAAGTCCCAATACCGGCTGCAGCGTTTCTAATATACAATCCAATCCGGTGTTCATTATTCAAAGAGCACTGCTCTCCCTTTACAATAATCGAAAATTTTTTGCCACCTCGTAGAATTCTCAATTCGGCACCTTTTGCAGAGTGAGCTGAAATCAACCTTGCGGCCTGTTTCTCATTTAATATTTTTTCACCGTTTATCTCTAATATTATATCTCCTGGACGGATATCAACATCTTTTGCAGGACATACTCTTTGACCTTTTGCATTAAGGATTTGAGAGTAACCTGTAACTACAACCCCACTTTCAGGCAAGACGACACCGATGGAATGACCACCTGGGAATACTTTTGTTTCAGGCATGACCTCTAAACTGATTTGTTTCAGTGGGATAATGTTAAAAAGTCTTAAGTCTAATTTAATCTTTCCAGGCTCAGTGATTATAGTTTCGGGCACCGATAGCTTATATTTTTCTGTTTGTCCACTGGCATGCCTGACTCTAATATCAATTGCGTCACTTAAGTGTCCGATTTTTGAGAGATTTAGGTTTAAACTCTGTCCGACTGTTATTTTCTGCTCTTCAGGTAACATTATTAAATTTCGTGCCTGGGGTGACAAACATAATCCTGCAATAATTAATACTAGCAGTAACTTCGTCAAATGGTTAAAACCATAACACCACCTTGTCAAAAAGATCACTCCTGTTCTGTCAAATAAAAAATACCCTCCTTTAGTTCAGTTAACAATAAGAAAAACTGACAAAGAATTAGCCTATTAAATTTTTAAAAATCGATTCAATGCTTTTTATAAATTTTCTTTTTATAAATTGTCCTGCAAAGACAGTTTTGATACTTAGTATTTATTTGAATATAAAGAAGGTATTTTCTTCAGTAAAAAAGAGACCATAACAAGGTCTCTTCTGGTTCTTTAAAAAAAATTTGCAATTAGGATACAAAAGATGTTAATACGTACTTATTTAAGAATCTTAAAGTTGTTTTTTACAATTAATTCATAAGCTAATTAATCTAGTCTAACTTCTCTTTTTGCGCATCTCCTTAGCAAGACTAACAGTGATGGAAGAATTGGTGTTGCCCCCCATCATTCTAACCAGCTCCTCGATGCATCCTTCTTCGGAAAGTTTGGAAACAACTGTTATTGTTCTTTCCGCGGATTCTACTTTCGCCAAAACAAAATGAACATCAGCTTGACTTGCTATCTGAGGCAAATGAGTAACACATATCACCTGCCGCTTTTTTGCTAAAGACTTTAGTTTGCTCGCAACAGCCTGAGCAGTTCTTCCGCCTATTCCCGTATCAATTTCGTCAAAAATAAGTGTGGGCACATCGTCCAAATCGGAGAATACTGTTTTTATAGCAAGCATTACCCTGGATAATTCGCCTCCGGATGCAATTTTCGCCAAAGCTTTAGGAGGTTCACCACGATTTGAAGAAAACAAAAACTCAACTTCCTCCTGTCCAGTCGCATGATACTCTGACCTTTGGGAAATATTCAAGATTAAATTAGCATAAGGCATCTCCAAGTCATGTAAATTCGAAGCAACTTCTAAAACAAACTTGTTTCCGGCATTACGCCTTAGCTCGCCAAGCTTGAGACAATGGGTATCATATTTACCAGTTAT
This DNA window, taken from Syntrophomonadaceae bacterium, encodes the following:
- the spoIVB gene encoding SpoIVB peptidase; this encodes MTRWCYGFNHLTKLLLVLIIAGLCLSPQARNLIMLPEEQKITVGQSLNLNLSKIGHLSDAIDIRVRHASGQTEKYKLSVPETIITEPGKIKLDLRLFNIIPLKQISLEVMPETKVFPGGHSIGVVLPESGVVVTGYSQILNAKGQRVCPAKDVDIRPGDIILEINGEKILNEKQAARLISAHSAKGAELRILRGGKKFSIIVKGEQCSLNNEHRIGLYIRNAAAGIGTLTFFHPVTRVYGALGHAITGDGMNQLEVNGGRIVMAGIHGIQPGEKGKPGEKIGFFMSEEESTGTIVNNTQFGIFGFLDQPIANKMKPLPVAFAHQVKPGKAEILTVVKNNEIESFSITIERVFSQRKPDNKGMIIRVNDPRLLAITGGIIQGMSGSPIIQNGRLVGAITHVFVNDPTRGYGVMAEWMLLEADYLVSQKGARAPFFFGKVSLLKMKGRIINY
- the spo0A gene encoding sporulation transcription factor Spo0A; this encodes MGEKISVLLADDNREFCEILQEYIGRQDDFFLTGTAYNGLDALKLIQEKEPDVVILDIIMPHLDGIGVLEKIDSLELSHRPKIIILTTLGQETMTYRSVELGADYYILKPFDLAVLANRIKQLANGISSTVASAPAVRPRNFDIEVTKIIHQMGVPAHIKGYQYLRDAILFVIDEVNLLGAVTKELYPMIAKKYFTTPSRVERAIRHAIELAWDRGNVDMMNKFFGYTINVERGKPTNSEFIAMVADKLRIGAKVS